ATATCTTCCACTAAAATCTGTTTATCACTGATCATGAAATCATGAACCGGATGGCCAGGATATGCCTTCCAGCCGATGTATTTGGTTATATTGCTGCGTATAATTTCGCCTTCCGGATTATAAATGTATATCTCATCGATAAAAAATCTTTCAGCCAATTCTGCCAGTTCTTCAGTAGTTTCAAATCCCTGAATTAGCTTGGCAGCCTGGCTGGCTATCATTAGTTTTTCTTCTAACAGTTCAGTCACTATATCATGGGCTTCCTGTGAGGTTATTAATGTATGGGAATAGCTGTCTGCAATATCTAATGATGATTCTTCAAAGATTTCATAACTTTTATTGACATAATTATTCACCATATATACAGTAAGTCCAAAAAATATTAATATCAGGATGAAAAATGGTATTAGAAAATACCTGATATCTATACTCTTTAGTTTGTCTTTTCTCATGAGACCTTAAAAACCCCCGACAATATATTCCTTCATTTTTATTCTCCAAGGACCTATTGGCTATTTCTTTACTTTTTATTTTCTATTATCTAAACCTTTTACAGTCTTTATTTTAAAATAATGCCTGTTTATCTTCAATATAGTTCTTCTGTAAAATTTATGTGTCTATAAAATATAAAAAAGCCGGCGGTCTGGCAGCCGTAGCAGAAACTTTAAGCCCATAACTTTGCTCCTGCCCTTTCGGACAGTTTGCCTTTATCAACTTTTATATTATTAATTACCTGTATGCTTTTTAAAAAATACTTTTTATAATAATAAATTAGTTGTTTATTTTTATACCATCACCCCTTCTTTATAATTCTTAAATATTTTAACTATTTTCATAAAATTCTTTTACTATTTACTTTTTTTTCTCCTCCAAAGCAGCCTGTAATATCTTAGATAATTTACCTTTTGATCTCTGTTTATTCAGCTGGGATTTCCAGAACTCTGATAATCAGGCTCTATTTGTATCTTAAAGACTGATTTATATTACTTTAAATATACTTTAAAAATTTTATTGCCTATTCAAACCTAAAACCTTTCTCTTTAAACAGTTTTACACATACATCAACTATCTCAGAATCGTATAAAATACCTTTGTTTTTAACAATTTCATCAAGTGCAATATCAACCCCCAATGCTGCGCGATAAGGCCGATGTGAAGACATAGCCTCTACTACATCGGCAACACCAACAATTTTGGCTTCCAGTAGAATTTCATCACCTTTTATGCCGTTTGGATAACCGGAGCCATTTATTCTTTCATGGTGCTGTAAAATTATCGGAGCAACCGGATACGGGAAATCGATATCCTTCAGGATATCATAACCCATTTGGGAATGGGCCTTGATCAGACTGAATTCGATATCGGTGAGCTTGCTTGGTTTAGTAAGGATTTCAGAAGGTATGCCGACCTTCCCGATATCATGGATTAAAGCGGCAACCCTGATTGCTTTTACCTTTTCCGGGGATAAATTTAACTCTAAAGCAATTCTTGTAGCCAGCTGGCTGACACGGGACTGATGCCCGGAGGTGTAAGGATCCCGGGTATCAACAATTTTGGACATAGTCTCAATGGTTTTATCCAAGGCTTTTTCCAGCTTCTTCTGGATTTCCCTGAATTCGCTGATATCAATAGAGGCACAGGTTATACCTATTAAATTACCCTGTGCATCCCTTAAAGGTTCAGTGACCAATTGATAGAAAAAGGGTTTTCCCTTAATGGTCGTCCTGACCTCTGCTATGCTGCCTTTACCGGTCTCCAGTACTTTTTGTTTTATCTCCGTTAAAACCCGGGCATCATCAAAAGGCAACAACTCCTCATCTTTCCTGCCAAGGACCTCTTCGGGGCTGAACCCGGGATTGGGGTTATATATCCAATTATAGCGCAGTTCTTTATCCTGACTCCAGACTACCACAGGGGAATTTTTAAATGCTACCCGGAATCTTTCATCACTTTTCCGTAATGATTCTTCTGCCTGCCTGCGCTTTTTTTCTGTATCGATACTGTAAAGGGCAAAGGTAATATCTTCGGCTGCCTCTTTAAAGAGTGCCTGTTCCTCTTTGTCTTCTGCATAGGATTCC
The genomic region above belongs to Atribacterota bacterium and contains:
- a CDS encoding PAS domain S-box protein, producing MISQILPKPQNKPKDSKEFFQTLFDYAPDPYYITDLEGKFIDGNKAAERITGYRKKELIGKSFFHLDILPAAEIPKAKQAIAKNQQGFTSGPEEFTLKRKDNKKITVEIFTYPIKMEGKLHVLAIARDITLRRQSEQRIKHLGQVIHAIRNVNKLIIREKDRDVLIQKACNLLVKTKGYYNAWIALLDKDKKYLTSAEAGYGPAFEPMRTQLENGNWPRCVREVLQRKEILITDNPKSVCDNCPLSHYLQHRSAYTISLRQNNTLYGVFSACIPESYAEDKEEQALFKEAAEDITFALYSIDTEKKRRQAEESLRKSDERFRVAFKNSPVVVWSQDKELRYNWIYNPNPGFSPEEVLGRKDEELLPFDDARVLTEIKQKVLETGKGSIAEVRTTIKGKPFFYQLVTEPLRDAQGNLIGITCASIDISEFREIQKKLEKALDKTIETMSKIVDTRDPYTSGHQSRVSQLATRIALELNLSPEKVKAIRVAALIHDIGKVGIPSEILTKPSKLTDIEFSLIKAHSQMGYDILKDIDFPYPVAPIILQHHERINGSGYPNGIKGDEILLEAKIVGVADVVEAMSSHRPYRAALGVDIALDEIVKNKGILYDSEIVDVCVKLFKEKGFRFE